The Cynocephalus volans isolate mCynVol1 chromosome 12, mCynVol1.pri, whole genome shotgun sequence sequence CCCTTTGGTTTCATTTATGCGACAtcttttgagcacctactgtgtagtGGTGCCCACTGGGCTAAAAGCAGTTTCAGGGCAGGGACTGGTTCTTATTCAGTGGTCACCAAGCCTCCTTGTGTGCTGAGGTCTCTGCTTGGCCTGGGAACCCAGGGGAAGAAGACATCACGCGAACTTAGGAGGTGCACGTGGAGGAAGTGAATGGAAATGAAGGAAGaggccaggcctgggggtggggccccTGTTAtccacacacacatgtacacatggaCACAGAGAAGGCTGGTTCAGGGGGAGCAGAGGCAGCTGCCTTTATTGGGGGCCATGGGCTCGATGGCTTCACTCAAAGGCCACACACTTGATCTTGAAGTCACCATCGGCTGCCATGTAGTTGATGGCCTCCAGATTGAGGCGGTTGGGAAACTTGAATGTGTATCCATCTGGCAGACTGATGGTCAGGTCTTCCTGGTCAAAGGTGATGCACACCTGGGGGGTGGAGAAGGGTAGAGAGCTGGGCCCAAAGGCCATGGGACCTCCCAGAGCCCTTTCCTGATGTAGCCCTGACAACAGCCCCAGTTCATGGGTGAGgccactgaggttcagagaggagaTGCAGGTGGGGCCTAGGACTCTAGCCACTATATCCAGCTCTGCCCCAACACACCCAGTgccctgcccctggcccccagtCCCTGGCCCACCTCCATGACACTTCCACGCTGGAAAGGGAAGGTTTGTTCCCGCTGCTCGGTCCCCCAGGCCCCGCCGTCCTTGCTGTTGCACACAATGATGTTGGCATCCCCATGGATGTCGAAGCGAGGGTTGAAGTGCAGGCACAGATTGTTGCTGTCTTTGCCAAGATTCAGCACAACGCTGGAGAGAAACGGGTGGGCTTGAGAACACCTCAGCCAGCTCTAGCCTCCCCAGACTGACCAGTCTGCTACTCAGTGCACCATTAATGCACCTAGCTGGGAGAACTCATTGAACGAGGAGACAAAAATCCTGGATTCTAGTTCTGGCCCTGTGACCTTCAACTAGTTCCTGTCcctccctgagtctcagtttcctcatctgtacaatggggtcTGCACAAGAAGGCTCTCTAAGGGACTTGCTGTGCTGATAGCCCAAGACTCTCGCAGACATTAGTGTTCTAGCCCATATGGTCAAGGTCAGAGACTCCCTTCTTCACTTCTGGGAGGGCAAGTGTCCTGTCTGTCTTGTACATCTCTGTATCCCTGGTGCCCAGTACAGAGTGggacacatagtagatgctcaataattgCAGGGCAAATGAgcagttaataataatacatttgtCAAGCAGAGGTAATAGCGATCCCTGGCTCTGAGGGTTTGGTAAGCGTGAAATGAGAGTGCCCGAAGTGTGCGTTCCTCACAGCATCGGCTGACCATTCTCTTCCCCCTGCCATATGCAGCACCTCACTTCCTCTGCACTGCAACCTCCCCCTTCTTTTACTGATGAACAAACAGGCTCAGTGAGGTTGGTTGACTGGTCCACAGTCACATGGCTGCAGAGAAGGATTGAGGGAGTGCATGACCAGCCCCAGGAACCTCAGAGGGAGGGCGCGGGTGACACCCTCCTGTGCCCATTCCCTGTACTGCAGCCTCCCCCGGCCCCACCTCGGGTCCCACCCAGAAACAGAAGGGGGGCAAGGTAGATAATGAGGCCACAGCTGGTTTAGTTTAAGAGGCTCCAGCAGGGAGAGAGGGGGTGACAATGGTGGGGGCACCCAGACCCCACAGAGGAAGTGAGTCATCCAGAAAATGCAGCATCGGCAGCTGGCTGTTAACCCCCTCCCCCCCGGGAGGAGCAGCGATTGCAGCCTGCCACGCCCATCCCAGTGGGACCCTTGGGCTCCGAGCCCCCGTCCTGCCACCGGCCACCTCGCCCCTCACCTCTTGGCGTCGGGGGCCACCTCGCCCCGCACTCTGAGGCACTCCCCAGGTTTGAGATTCAGGTTACTGGCGACCAGACCCTGCGTAGACAAGACCACGCCCAGCCAGGTTAGAGGACGTGGAGGTCTCTGCCCTCAGTGTCCTGGGGTGGTTGGGTGAGAGTGGGGTCATTCCACCTCTGGATCCTCTGACCAGGCCATCAGGAAGCCTGGGGGACAGGACGGGCTGCAAGTTCTAGCCTGATTCTCTGTGTGGTCCTGGGAAAGTCCCTATCCCCAGTACAACATGTTTCACTCTGTAACATTAGCCAAGTTCTAGGAGACAGCCTCTAGAAGGTTTTGCAGAACAGCTTGAGGATTTTGGAGTCAAAGTGGCCTGGGAGGTGGGTGCTATGCCTTATTGCCTCATTTAGCAAATGGAGCGGATCAGGCTCTGAGGGGCAGCAACTTGACCGAGGTCATGCTGAATGGGGATTTGCCCCTCTGCTAGAGAGGAATAGCTTGGTGTTGGGCTGACCTCACTATCCCCGTCAAGCCCGCTCTGCAGAGAGGCTCAGAGTCTGGAGAGGAGACCCTGAGGAACAGGCCCCTCTGTAGGCAGGAGAGCAGCCaacggtcagggtcagggtggCAGCCAGGTTGGCTCAGGGTTCATGAGGCAGAGCACAAGGCAGGCTCTGCAGACTGGCTGGCATCAGGGCGGGTGGGCAAGAGTTAACTGGTGTGAGTGGTTCCTTCTGTCAGAAACTTGAACGCTTTCCCTGGGGGCCTGCATGCCTACTTCTCCCTCCCCTACCTACCACTACCACACTGTCCCTCCGAGCTTGGGGGTGTAGTAGGGAATTCTCCAGCCCCACCTGACCAGCCTTGCCAGAACCACCCTCCACCCCAACCCGATAACCCAGGCAGGCCCCTCCCGGACAGCCTGTCTCAGGTCCTGGCGACTTTTCAGAGCTCTCTGGAGTACAGGGTGACTCTGCCCTGGCCTGGAGACCAGGGACAGCTGCAtgggggagggaaaaagaagTTCCTGGAGGTGGATGAGGGGGAAGGGACAGTGGCCTGGCTGTCATCAAACTGTCCCCCCCCAGCTGGCCACACCCTTTCCACTCCCACTTCTCAGAGAGCTGCAGAGCTGCAGAATGTCGGACCTTGGCAGAAATAACTGTGCTGCCAGACCCTGGAGGAATCCAGAAAATTCTTAAGCCAGAGAAGGCCTTTGGGGACCATGGCacccacccccattttacagatgtggccACTGAGACCACAAAAGGCTACACAGTCAGGACTAGAACCCAGCTCTTCCTCTGGCCGTCTGCTCCTACCCTATCCCTTGGACCTTGCGGTGGGGTCCCCACACTCACACAAGCCATGGTTGAGGCCAGGAGGATGTTCCCTGGGACTGCGGCACCAGCTGTGTGAAGACTCCCCCGGAGAGATGATGGAGCCCGGCCGCTCCCACCCTTTTAACTGGACCAGACCCGGGTGAGGTGAGTCCCGCCCCTGGAAGCTCAGCCAATTGCAAATCGGGACAGGGATGGGGGCCACCAGAGGCGGAGTCAATGGAAGGTTGAAGCCGGTTCTGGAGCAGAGGTGACCAATCAGAGTGGTGAGCCCACCCCATTCCTTCTTAGCCACGTCCCAAGGGTCCAAGCTCCACCTTCTGTTCTCCTCCTTTacccctccacctcccaccctgaAATTGTGCTGTGGCAGGGATTGGGGGAAGCCAGTGGAAAATAGTTTGAGGATGAGCTGGGCCCAAGAGTTGGCGGGAAGGGACCTGGTGCCAGCAGGCTGAGCTCAGGGGGTGGCCAGAGGAGATGGCTCAGGGGGTGCTGGGTCCTTCAGACAATTAGAAGCGGGTTGGTGAGGCCACTCCCTGGCACGGGCCAGGGCTTGGCTCCCACTATCAGCCTCTGCAGAGGGCTGAGGACTCATTAACCACAAGGCTCTGGCCCCACCCGGGCCTCCCCCGGAAGCAGGACTGTGGCTGCAGCTTGCGCGCCTCACTAAGGCTAAAGAAGGGCTGGGCCCAGTGCCAGGCCTGAGGCTGCTGGCCATGGCTGCAGCCTCAGGCCTCGGCCCTGCTGAGGGGCCTGCTGGGGATTCTCCCCTGCCTGAGAGCCTCTGGCCGATCGGAGAGTGCCGGGCCTGGGAGTTGGCCCAGGGTGGGCCAGACCATGAGGGGTTGGGTTCCCCACGCTGTGCACCCCCCTCCACTTTTTTCACATCTACCCTTCTGAGGCCAGGCACGGCCTTCCTTTTTCCATCTGTTCAGCAGATATTTTACTGAGCTTACAAGGTGCCTGGCCCTGGGCTGCCCTCAGAGGATTGAAAGCAGAACCCCTCCCAGTCCCTGCTGTCAAGGAGCCCACGGTTGGGATGGAACCTGACCATGAACCTAATTGAGAAGGCGCATGACAACCAGCTCTGAGGGAAGTCAAGAGCAAACCCCGTGGTGGGATGGAGACTGCGGGCTGTGAAGGAGGTAGGTCTTGACTGATGGGCGAAAGCTCAGGAAGGAGAAAGCACGGGTCTGGGAACAGTGGGTCCTGGGCATGTGGGGGAAAGGTGGGCGTGAGGCTGGAAAGCAATCAGTAGCTGCATCATGAAGGGCCTCATGGGCCAGGGAAAGCATTGGACATTGTTTTATCTGGGGTGTTGAGGAGCCACAGAATAGGGGGAGTGAATACTAAGGCCAGATTTGGGCTATAAGGAAGGTCACTGTAGCAACAGGATTGAGGGTGGGTTGGAGGGGTGCTCACCCCACACTCAGGAATCAGGTGGAGGGAGGGGCGTGGGGAGCACTGGGCAAAGTGGGGGGCTTGCTAGGGGAATTGTCAAGGGGACTTCCGTCTCCATACGGCCATCCCCCTTCTGAAACTGCCAGCATCAAAGAGGGAGGAAGGTGCGGACTAGGAGTGACTCACGTCTGGAGGCCAGACCAGCAAACCCACCCTGCCCTACCCTGCtttccagcccagcccctccaccccccatGCCCCAGGCTTCCTTCCTCCAGATGACTGAAGCCCACCCTGGCACAGGATGAGAGGGGAGTGTGTAGGGCTGCAAGGTAGACCCGGAGAGGGGGCTGGGCTGCACCCCTGGAaacccctcttccctcctcccagacCAAGCTGGCTGCCTCAGCAACCAACCACAGCAGCTTCACTTTTTCCTCTGGGGCCTCCCCAAAATCTCAATCATAGGAAAGGATGGGTGGGGCCCAGCCTGCTCCACCGCCTGTCCCCTGTGCCTCCCCTCTCTGCCAAATCAGGGAATGGGGGCATTTCAGGCGGAGTCCTAGGCTGAGGACCAGAGCTGCTTCAGGTGCGGTCCGTGCAGGACTGCCATCAGGCAGGTGTGGCTGGCTGTCCCAGCCCAGTAGTTGGGCTCTCAGAGTCTCAGGAGCTGCTCCTACATTCTTCCTCCAACCTGGAAAATGGGCCCAGCTGCAGGGAGGGTTTGCCATTGGATGGAGGGATTAGTTGACTTCTCTCCAGGGTCTGGCTTGCTGAGGGCTGGCAGAAAGGCAGCATGGCATGGCAAATAAGTCCCCAAAAGCCCCCATTTGGGAGTCCGGAGACTCAGGTCTGGTTCTGCTCTACTAtgcacccccatcccccacccaggcATCCTGGTAAgttgcctcagtctccccatctgtacATTGGGGAGGTGAAATCCTGCTCTCCTGCACAAGGTTTATACAGAGTGGAACTCAAGTCTCTTGTACTAAATAgatgattatttttttcatggagaCTCAGAAGGTTTTAACCTCCCTCTTGTCTCTTTTCCCAGGCTGAGTTTACCTTCCTGGGGTCTTTGCAGCACCTttgggaggctggggtggggaatCTCCAGGTTCATGTCCTCCATAACAGGAAATAGTTTCCTGGGGTTGGGGTGCAGGGACAGGGTGCACCCCTCCGTGCCAAGTCCTCAGGGCCTTGTAGTGGTGGTGCCCATGTACCTCCAGGCCATGTGCCTGGTGCCCTGCTTCCCTACCTTGTCTCGTTTCTTCTTCACCTCCCCTTACCTACTTTGTGTCTGCCAAGTGGGTTGAACTACTGTACCGGGAAACGAAGCTGCAGTTAGAGTCTGGGGAGGAGAGCCTGgatggttagttcagttggttagaagtacagtgttataacaccagggtcaaggttcggatccttgtactggccagccaccaaaaagcagAATCCGGGGAAGAGGCAGGCTCTGATTTGGggctgcctggctgctgctgtACTTGAGATCCTTGGCTTCTCTGAACCTGTTTCTGGTCCTGGAAGGTGGGAATGACGTTAGCATTTGCCAGCTGCTTGAAGCACTGTGCAAGGAGGGGCTCAATGTTAGTGTCCCCACCTGTGCCCCCCAAGGCCAAGGCTCCCTACCCCAGGGCTTCTCCTCCCCACTCACTGTCCTGCAGCAGAGGTAATGAGCTCTCTGGAATTCCTCCATCCTACAGGTTGGACCTTGGCTGCTGCCATGACAAATGAGCTTGTCCAGACAGGAGATCCAGGCCGGCACTGCCCTTCCCAGCCTGCCGGCTCCTACTCTGCCCTGATGCCTCCCCCAGTGGGTGGGGAGGGCGGCCAGGCCCACAGAGGCGCCATCTACACCCCTCTGCTAATCTGGCTGCCTCGGCTGGGGAAGTGGGGCAGTGGTCAGAGCTAGCTCTACAGTCCTACAAGATACCATGCCTGTCCTGCTCCCTCACTTAATGAGCGATACAGTTTAATGACAAACAAACCATCCAGAGAGGGTGGCCACTTGATCAAGGTCACACAGGAGCTAGGGCCAAAGCCCTTTCATCTGCTGAGCCAAAGAAAGACCACTGTGGTCCTGGATACCTGGGCTTTGAAAGCTATCTTTTCTCTCCTGCTCCCTTAAGGGTAATAGGGactagtgatggtggtggtgggggatgTCTCCCAGTGATAGAGCACCACAAATAATTAGCTTAGCATAAGGGCAGCCAGGTTAGAGCTTAATGGTGAGAAAAGAATCCTGCTTGAACAACGGACAGTCTCTGCAGTTTGTAGGAGTATAAAGGAAGGCCATAACTCAGTGACTTGCAAAACTAACAGTTTGTTTGAAGTTGCAGATGTTCtgggaaggagataaagtcagagCCAAGAAGTCTGACTGCAGGCTTCACAGGACTGAACATAAGGACAGATATTAAGACTTACTATctggtccagggttcaattcctgtgctggtcagcaaaaaaaaaaaaaaaaaaaaaaaaaccaactccaaaacaaaaaacaacttgcTGATCTGCACGTAGTTGCCAACCCTATCcttgtggcatttttttttttttttaaaagatgaccagtaaggggatcttaacccttgacttggtgttgtcagcagcaggctctcccaagtgagccacgggctggccctcttgTGGCATTTTTCAACACACTTCTtcctttgtccttttattttatataacacCCACACCCAAACCTAAAGCTCTGAGACAGTTTTCAGTCTGTCTCCCAGGCCTGATAGTAAAGTCTCCTACCtcacaccaacatttgggacCAATGAGTCCTTGTTTCTCAGTGGACAGCAGCCGAACTTGGGCACTGGTAACACCAACTTCAGGCACTTTTCCAACCTGCTCACCCATTCTCACCTCCCTGCCCCTGCTCACGCTGTTCTACCTGTCCAGCTAGCCACCGCCCCCCACACGGTGGACTTCTGGCCCTTTGCCTTCCCACCTGGTGTCTACTTGCCTCCTGATTAGAGGCCCAGCCATCCTTTGGGGAATCTCCCTTCTCTCATATGaggtctgggtggggccccaGCCCTTTTATTCATTAGCCCTCCAGGGCTCAGGCCTgagcctttaaaatttttttaacattttattttgaaataattatagactcacaGGAAGctaagagctttttttttttttattattttttatttttttaaagatgaccggtaaggggatcttaacccttgacttggtgttgtcagcaccacgctcagccagtgagctaaccagccatccctatatagggatccgaacccgtggccttggtgttatcagcaccacactctcccgagtgagccacgggctggcccggaAGCTAAGAGCTTTTTAAGAgcttagaaaatatttgagacttgaagaaaaaaaatgtattcatgcAAAAGTACTAAAACTGCAAAcatgaaattaataaattgttTACTATGCTCAAACTTAATGAAATATTAACTTGAGTACTTccattacattaaaaaacaactttatagaTTGGGTTTTCTTACTTGGACAGTGTTTCCCTAGAGGTCAGTCAGCCTGAAATTAGAACCTGGTAGCCAAATAATGCCTAaagcaaaagtataaaaatactttgaaaaataaatatatatttaaagtgggaTGTGGATGAATTTTAATGGTTCCTATGATGTGTCTGAAGTCTGTTATCAGGAGGgtttttggctgcaagtaacagaaaactcaatggaaattactttaaaattaaggaaaacttTTACATAACAAGAATTCCGGTGCTAGGGGGTTTCCATGGCAGGTTAATTCAGTGACTCAATGAAATCATTAAAGATCTGGGTTCTTGTGTAATCCTGAGTTTTGGCTGTGTAGACTGTCCTTGCTTTTAGGAATTACAAGCTGAAGAGTTTGGGGTGAACTGTGTTAATGTCTGGAACatactttcaaatggttcagttaaaaaatgtaaatatatataaagagaaaataagcaaattagGCAAATATTAACAACTGGTGAGTCGAGGTGAAGGACATATGGGTGTTCATTGTATCATTCTTGCCCATTTTCTGTTGATTTGAAGCTTTCCTAAATTGAAAGTTGGAGGGAACAGCCCCAGcaagtttttcccatttttctgctCTGTCACCTACAGCAGGGTCACAAAGCAGAGTCACATGCTGGGTCACATCTCATGATCACAGAATGGCTGCAACAGCTTCCAGCACCACGCCGAAGCCCAGAGTGAGTCCCtcccccattttataagtgaggtggctagccggttagctcacttgggacagagtggtgctggtaacaccaaagtcatgggttcagatcccagtactggccagctgccaaataaataaattaattaaataaattaaatgaatgaatgaatgaatgtgagaTGAACATTCCCAGAAGCTCCCAGCAGACCTCCCTTCATGTCTCATTGGTTAGAAGTATATCACATGTCCACACCTAAGCCAGTCACTGACCAGGAGGAATTAAATAACCACGAATGGTGTAGACTCAAGCTCCAAACTAATCAAGATTCACTGCTTGGGTTTAGGATCTCTCCTCCACCTGATTTACATGCCTCCATGTGCTGCTCTGAAGGAAATCAGGATTCTGTTGTCAAGAAGGTATGGAATGGCTGTTAGGTCCAGAGTGGGGCTAAGGAGACAAGCACTTCCctgctggggggtggggcaggaaggggCACATGACCCAGGCTGGACAATAGCTGTGTTCCAACCCCTTGGGTACAGATTTCCAGATGGAAATGGGACCTGAGCCAGGGTAGCAAGAATCTGCCCTGGGCTGTTGGTTGGGTGAGAGGCACCCTCACCCTGAGAGGCAGCAGAACCGTGAGGCATGCGCCTGGAGAGTGCTGGACCACCTCACAGCGGCAGCCAATAGACCCCTTTATGCCTTAGCCAGGTTGAGCTGAGTGTGTCACAGCCAGAAGTCTCCAGGAATGCACTACATTTGCTCTGACTTCAGGATGCAGCTGTGTTCCATGAAGCTCTCCCTCTTCCCACGAAGAAGCACTCAGAAGAGGGTCTCCCCAACTTCAAAGTTCCACCTTCACTTTGCTAGTGAGGAACCTGAAGCTGAGCAGGAAGGAGCTTGTGCAAGCTCAAATAACAAGTAAATCAGTGACAGGCCTGGAGCAGTCACTGCACCTCTCCACTCTGCCTCTCTAGGCTTCTCTGGACTGCCCCTTAGCCAGCTCATAGCTGAGCTCTTGTTCTCATGAGGCACTGGGGATGCAGCCAGGAGAGAAACACACATCCCCCCAGGAGTGTTGGGCCAGCAGGACCTTCACCAGCAGCATCTCAGGCATGACAGGTACCTCAAAGAGCATCTCACCAGAGCTCCCTGAAGGTGAGACCCTCATCCTCTACCTTCCTGTCTCCCTCTCAGTCTGTCCAGGGAGGGGGCTGCAGCCTCCTGGAGTCAGCCAACACAAGTTCAAATCCTGCTTAAGGTGACCACACCCTCCAGCTGTGCGCCCTTGGGTAAGATGATATCACACTTCTGGTCCTGTTTCCTGAGTTGTAAAATGGGGTGAGTAATGCAAACTTGCTGGTGTTTCAAAGGACTAAAACAAATCAGTAAACAGATTGAGAGATGTATGAAGTGTTATTGAGTCAGGTATTACTGTCCAGAGAACACTTGAACTGGGATGGACCACTTCACGCAGGTACCATTTCCAGGGACAGCAGGCTCAAGCAGGGGATCCTCCTTCCTCCCTAGCCACAGACTCAAACATAAGTAAACACTCCCATTTGCACTTTATTAAGTACGGGAGGACTGGTTACAACAGGGGTGGAGGTGGTGGGGAAGGCCCAGCCCTACCCCCACTGTCACTGGcacacaataataaataaatagttgggAGTGGGCATGGGAGACAGGTGGCGCAGCAAACACTGACTGCACAGGGGGACACAGCCCCCCATTCCAAGCTGTGGCCACCGTCAACACTGGATGGGTATCACGACCAGGGAAAAGTGGGGCTCCTGGCCACAGAAGCCCCAGAGCCACTGAATGGCCTATGGGATCAATCTTTGTGGAGAAGGTGTGTCTTCGGAACTTGCACCCTGATTTGTCAACTGACATCTGGACCCCCTGGCTGGTCCACTCAGACCCAGATTGTCAAGAGGCTACTGTCTCTCAGACTTCTGGATTATTCCATTCAGGATCTAAAAGGCCAATGGGTCATTATTCTTGGTGTCCTGAGGGGTCCACTCAGGACCTGGGACATGCAAGGGTCATTGTCACCTAGCCTTCTAATTGGTCCACTCAGTCTCTAGGATATGAAAGGGTCATTGTTACTTAGGCTCCTAACTGGTCCACTCAAGACCCAACATCAATGAGTCACTATCAATTAGGCTTTGGATTGGTCCACTCAGGACACTAATGGGCTGTGGGTACTTAGTCCTCTGACTGGTCAAGAGAAAACCCAAGGGCCGGGACCCGAGGGGCAGGTAGAGCCCTAGGAGCCCCAGGGAGGTGGAAGGGGATTAAGTGCTCAGGGTTGGAGGAGATCTCAGTTGGCATCAGGGCCCAGATTTCAAGGAGGGGAGGTGACAGGGCAGGAAATAAGGCCACCTGGCTGGGTCAGGCCAGAGTGAACCAATGAGCTTCTGGGACTGC is a genomic window containing:
- the LGALS1 gene encoding galectin-1, with the translated sequence MACGLVASNLNLKPGECLRVRGEVAPDAKSVVLNLGKDSNNLCLHFNPRFDIHGDANIIVCNSKDGGAWGTEQREQTFPFQRGSVMEVCITFDQEDLTISLPDGYTFKFPNRLNLEAINYMAADGDFKIKCVAFE